The following coding sequences are from one Triticum aestivum cultivar Chinese Spring chromosome 5A, IWGSC CS RefSeq v2.1, whole genome shotgun sequence window:
- the LOC123102414 gene encoding rRNA-processing protein UTP23 homolog — MRVKRRSRHRKVVKFYSTCFGFREPYKVLIDGTFVHHLLVHQLLPADDALRELLSASRAPPLLTSKCVVAELRRLGKSHSEAFDAAQLVATASCEHDKVVSAVDCILSLVGDKNPEHYFVATQDSDLRAKLREVPCVPVIYGLKNSLFIEQPSVQQRQFAQLDEEKRIHMEKSEFKKLLKASSEGKTSVCGNAPGVAEKSKFKRNRAKGPNPLSCKKKKPKPQPSAAQNQGPKTDGEAKRKRVRKRKRSAKGSSQAET, encoded by the exons ATGAGGGTGAAGAGGCGATCGCGGCACCGCAAGGTGGTTAAGTTCTACTCCACCTGCTTCGGCTTCCGCGAGCCCTACAAGGTGCTCATCGATGGCACCTTCGTGCACCACCTCCTCGTCCACCAACTCCTCCCCGCCGACGACGCCCTCCGCGAGCTCCTCTCCGCGTCCAGGGCGCCCCCGCTCTTGACCTCCAAGTGCGTCGTCGCCGAGCTCAGGCGCCTCGGCAAGTCCCACTCCGAGGCGTTCGACGCTGCCCAACTCGTCGCCACCGCcag CTGTGAGCATGACAAAGTGGTCAGTGCGGTGGACTGTATTCTGTCACTTGTTGGTGATAAGAATCCGGAGCACTACTTTGTTGCCACCCAGGATTCTGATCTCCGGGCAAAGCTACGGGAG GTTCCTTGTGTTCCTGTGATATATGGTCTGAAGAACTCCCTGTTTATTGAGCAACCCTCTGTGCAGCAACGTCAGTTTGCTCAGTTGGATGAGGAGAAGCGTATACATATGGAAAAATCAGAATTTAAGAAGCTATTAAAGGCGTCATCTGAAGGAAAGACATCCGTCTGTGGAAACGCTCCCGGAGTGGCAGAGAAAAGCAAGTTTAAAAGAAACAGAGCAAAG GGTCCAAACCCACTCTCTTGCAAGAAAAAGAAACCAAAGCCTCAACCATCAGCTGCTCAAAATCAG GGCCCGAAGACTGATGGCGAGGCAAAGCGAAAGAGGGTTCGGAAGCGGAAGAGAAGTGCCAAAGGCAGTAGTCAAGCAGAGACATGA